In Candidatus Defluviilinea gracilis, the genomic window TTCGCCCCGCTTGAAACTGTACAATCGAAGTTGGATCATCCACACCCGCACCGCCGAACGCCCGCCGGCGCGCTTCCCCGCCAAAAGCTATGTGTATGCCAGCATGATCTGTGACGGCTGTTTCATTGAAGAAGGCGCGATCGTGGAGAGCAGTGTGCTATCGCCGGGCGTCATCGTTCGGTCTGGCGCGGTGGTGCGCGAATCGATCGTATTGACCGACGCGGAAATCAGACCCGGCGCGGTTGTGGAACGATCCGTGCTCGACAAACAAGCGCGCGTGGAAGAACACGCCCGCGTAGGCTGGGGCGTAACCGATCAAAACATCCGCATCGCATTGGTGGGCAAGAATAGCGTTGTGCCGTCAGGCTATGTGATCGAGCCCGAAGCCGAGATCGGCACCGACGTGATTCAAAGCGACTATCCCGATTCAACCATTCGCGCGGGTCAGGTCATTCAAACGAAAAGACAGCCAAATGAAATTTGACCGCGCGGGCGGAATCCTCATACATCCCACAAGTTTTCCAAGCCCATACGGCATCGGCGATCTCGGTCCGCAAGCCTATCGCTTTGTAGATTGGCTGGCGTCGTCACAATGCAAACTTTGGCAAATCCTTCCGCTCGGTCCAACGGGATATGGCGATTCGCCTTACCAATGTTTTTCCGCGTTCGCGGGCAACCCCTATTTGATCAGCCCCGATGTTTTGATTCAAGATGGACTTCTGACTCAGGATGACCTACGCGACGTGCCAGCCTTTCCCGCCTCTCGCGCGGACTTCGGCCTGCTCATCCCGTGGAAACTGACTCTACTCCTCAAGGCTTTCTCCCGCTTCCCTGCCGCGACAAAAGACCTCCGCGACGGCTTCGATTATTACTGCGCGCAAAACGCTTCATGGCTCAATGATTACGCCCTCTTCATGGCGTTGAAAGATTCGCACGGCGGCAAAGCATGGAACACGTGGGAAAAGCCGCTTCGGATGCGGGAGCAATCCGCGTTGGACAAAGCCCGTAAAGAATTATCCAACGACATCCATCGCCATTCTTTCTATCAATATTTATTTTCGCGCCAATGGGAAAATCTGCGAAAGTATGCCAACGAAAAGGGATTGAAAATCATCGGCGACATGCCGATCTTTGTCGCCTACGACAGCGCGGACGTATGGTCGCACCCCGAATTATTTTTTCTCGATGAAACGGGCAACCCAACCGTCGTCGCGGGCGTTCCGCCCGACCTGTTCTCACCCACCGGTCAACTGTGGGGCAATCCGCTGTATCGCTGGGATATTCACAA contains:
- the malQ gene encoding 4-alpha-glucanotransferase, encoding MKFDRAGGILIHPTSFPSPYGIGDLGPQAYRFVDWLASSQCKLWQILPLGPTGYGDSPYQCFSAFAGNPYLISPDVLIQDGLLTQDDLRDVPAFPASRADFGLLIPWKLTLLLKAFSRFPAATKDLRDGFDYYCAQNASWLNDYALFMALKDSHGGKAWNTWEKPLRMREQSALDKARKELSNDIHRHSFYQYLFSRQWENLRKYANEKGLKIIGDMPIFVAYDSADVWSHPELFFLDETGNPTVVAGVPPDLFSPTGQLWGNPLYRWDIHKESGYAWWLERIKFALKTIDILRLDHFRGFAGYYEIPASDKTAEHGHWVPGPGSDFFRAVDSKLSDGASTAEITLPIIAEDLGLITPDVIALLEEFQLPGMKVLQFGFSDPKNPFLPHNYVENCVAYTGTHDNDTAKGWFESTTSEEREFALRYLNIQPCEGSKPSQGFAWDLIRAVWSSVATIAMTPMQDVLNLGGEARMNFPSKLGGNWEWRMSEGDLSESLANKLRELNWLYLR